In the genome of Neodiprion pinetum isolate iyNeoPine1 chromosome 2, iyNeoPine1.2, whole genome shotgun sequence, one region contains:
- the LOC124212504 gene encoding uncharacterized protein, which yields MRDTNATAKSGRIEKIIHQRQAPCRDTVGLSGSSCAFRHYLVIRHGYPLGSELLNHRSKVRDVLRHRQVRFPCFGTGTGPYLYTEWNRYYLGTFLRIFMDMVKGNTEKLKQIRIRTGVITNLRHKNLEAFLDDAQRVIVERLRLVLREELNVKVNLTLSCKFDNAKHDGITEEVKSFNTSNTAILPSSDIDGWFTHARNDLLAKVEDFE from the exons ATGCGTGATACAAATGCTACTGCGAAAAGTGGTAGAATagagaaaataattcaccAACGCCAGGCGCCGTGTCGCGATACAGTTGGGTTGTCTGGGTCCTCGTGTGCTTTTCGAC ACTACTTGGTCATACGTCACGGTTATCCACTCGGGTCTGAATTGTTGAACCACCGGTCCAAAGTCCGCGATGTACTCAGACATCGGCAGGTTCGTTTTCCTTGCTTTGGTACAGGAACTGGACCTTACCTGTATACCGAATGGAACCGTTACTACTTAGGAACATTTCTAAG aatttttatggatatGGTGAAAGGGAATACAGAAAAGTTGAAGCAAATCCGGATCCGAACGGGAGTTATCACAAATCTCCGGCATAAGAATTTGGAAGCCTTTCTGGACGACGCGCAGCGGGTCATCGTTGAGCGATTGAGGCTGGTACTGCGCGAGGAGTtaaatgtgaaggttaacctcacattatcgtgcaaatttgaCAACGCAAAGCACGACGGGATTACGGAAGAAGTTAAAAGCTTCAACACCTCCAACACAGCGATCCTCCCCTCGAGCGATATAGACGGCTGGTTCACACACGCAAGGAACGATCTGCTTGCGAAGGTTGAAGATTTTGAATAG